Sequence from the Muntiacus reevesi chromosome 9, mMunRee1.1, whole genome shotgun sequence genome:
TTTGGCTGAAGTCCAAGCATGAAACTGAACTTCACAAAGTCCCTATTTAACAATCTTCTGAAAGATACTCAAATATGAGAAATAATTGGCTACACATTGAAAAGTTAGCCTTGGGTGCTATGTATGTAGACAAAGAACACTTCACAAAGGGACACCATGTCTCCAATGTGAAGATGGCTCTGGGCCCATGCCCTGAGTGACAGGAAGTGGGAGAAGAGTGATCTTAGGAAGATGCGCTGCGTGAAAGCAGAGAGTCGGCATGAGCTTACAGATGGGGAGAAAGGATAGGGGCCTTGGTCTCCATCCCTGACTGCGCAGTGCACTAGAGACAGAGGCACCATTCAAGGTGGCTGATGTAACGTCTTCAGAGAACCTTTTATTATGTTGGGCGAATTGCAGCCTGCTATGGGAGCCATTTTCAGTAGCTTGATAGTAGGATTCAGGTCTAAAGCTTTTTTCCAAGAAACCACTGTTGCTAAATGAAGTTGTCATTGGAAAGTTGATAAACCAAAGTGTCTATTAATGTGGATAAAGTTTTGGCACCAAGTGTTCTGAATAATTAAAGCACTGCATCATCCATGGACACCGAGAGACTGCATTGTGAGGGGGCAGTGACCACGGCTTGCCGTAACCTCAGAGAATGCACTTTTCCTGACCTGCTTCATGAGCCAAAGGCAGGAGCTGGAGCCCCAGGGCATCTCTAAGTAAGGTGGATCTAAAGAATATGTCATAGTCCTTGCCTCAATGTAGCTCACGACTCCAAGAAATTACACTCTAGAGAAACACCTGGCATTTTCATGTAGAAGTCTCTACATCAGGGAGTATCATCATTGGATTAAATTTAATAAaggctttatttttagagcagttttaggttcacagtttAGTTGAAAGGaatgtacaggtttctcatgtAACCCTACCCCTACTCATATGTAGTATCTCCCATTATCAACTTCTCCTAGAGTTGATTGTTCCAAACAAATGATGAACTTACATTGACACGTAataacccaaagtccatagtttaccttagggttctctcctctttttgtatatttcatGAATTTGGAGAAAAGTATAATGATATACTTTTGATATACATCCATCATTATATCAATAGTGTCATAAAGAGTGTTTGCACTGCCCTAAAGATCCTGTACACTTCAGCTATTCACCTCCCGCCCACCAACTCATGTTGAATTTCTGATTTATGTGATAGAATAAAGGTAATCTATCTTTCTGAGTCCTTCCCTCAGTGTAAGGAATCTGTCATAGGTTAAGATACTTGTAGACAGTACTCACCATTATATGGTACCAGGTATTGGGTTTACTTAGGACTCAAGGTCCTGGAAGTTAATCTATTTATAGAGCTGTTTAACAAGTCGATGGGAAAGTAAATATGACACATCTCATCATTTAAACAACAGGATATATTATTCTACTTGGTTAGGGTTTTGAACCCAGGCCATATTCAGTTGAACAAAGAACTATGATATCATGCAACACTCTAATAAAGATCCTTCATTATTATGCCTCTTCTCCTAAATTTTAAAAGTGGTCTTTAACCGAAGTATGCATGCAGGAGTATGgaaatacttttataaatattttccatattgaTAGAAACATCATAAACCACTGATATAATTGTATAGATCACATATTTTAATGATATCTAATAAATAAGAATAAGTCTTTCTGcctcaaagaaattttctttccttcacaggACTCTGGTCCACGTTAGTGTTGAAAAAATTGTCTTACAAATGACAAGGAAAAAGAGGTtaagaattgacatttttaaacTCATATTGTAAGCCATGAACtcaggttgttttgaggattataaTTTTATCCACGTTCTTAATTGAggcaacaacaaaagagaacatAAGTTTGTTTAATTCTTTGCTAATCTTGTGAAAGTTTTCATCTCTGGTCACAAATACtctatttgtcttcttttctggCACATAACTAGATTGCATCTCCTTACTCCTTATTGaaatttatgatattattttgtaaatcttAATACTGGCACATCCTGAAACCTATCAATTACACTCAtaggaaacatatttttatgttcataATTGCTGTTCATAGTAGTCAAATATCTATTGACTGGATATTgaataaacacattttgaaataatcCCATAATGGAGTGTGATAAGGCCATGGAAGTGAATTTACAACTAAATTCAACAACCAAAATGAAATATAGTAGGgctggataaaaaaataaaagcaatttcaaGAAGTCTGCCTATAGGATGCTATGTTCTGTAAAATTCAAAGccagggaaaatatatatagataaaaatgttttatttttaggacaaaattaaaatgttacttttaagaagaggtggacagCAGATAGGaaagtgtttaaaatgtttaattatgggTAATATTTTAGTTCTTGAGATGATACTAAGTTTACTaggatttattttgttattacatGAATGCCAAAAAGCagtatggagtaggaaatggcaacccactccagtattcttgcttggaaaattctatggacagaagagtggcaggctacagtccacgggggttgcaaagaatcaggcatgtcTGAGTAGATACACCTGAGCAAGCGTGCATGCACAAAAAggcaataatataaaatgaataaatgaaagatggtAAAATTTTTTGGAAATGGGTGAATTCTACAGctgaaaatttattataaaaatgggtCTCTTCTATTGGTTGGATCTGCTTCCTTTTTGTTGACTTCATTTTTAATCAGGCTGTCTCCATTATGGTAAAATTAGGCAGGATTTCCCAGTCTCCATTTTTGGTAATTctattaggaaaataaaagatagCGACTTTTctcaaaagtgaagaaaaattattttaatgagatgttttcctgaataagtgtctctttattagttatcaaaacaaatggaaatgaattagaaaaagatGAGATTTCTACTCATTGTTTGTATACATTTTAATCCTCAGACTACTTGTTGCAAATCTGTGGTTTCTTGGTGAAGGAAAGCTCTagcacacaaaataaaatcttgtttCAAGTCCCTGGTGCCTTCCCTAGATGTAATTACAGAGAGTTTACAAGGGATAGCGAAAAAGAACAAAGGGGCCCCCTCGGATCGTAGAGAGTCAGGAGTGCGAACCGGAAGTCTCCCCTCAGAGACCGGCGGCTCTGAGGTGACCTGGGGGCTCCAGCTCCTTCTCCTCCAAGGCCTCCAGCTCACACGCACGTCAGGCGGGCCGAGCCTAATATGATTGAATAGATCTCACATGTAGTTGCAGTCAACCTGAAATGAAACGTAGAAAATGGGTGTAAAGGCTATGAATGTAGAGCCAAGGGATTTCCCTTTATTCTTAGGAAATTGGGAACCTTGCAAGGTAACAGAATATGAGAGGATAAGGATGAAGACAGATTTGAGAAAGAGTGAAAGTGGATGTTATTCTAGGAACGACCTTTGTCTGTATGAAGTGTGCTGAGTTTAAGCAGGGGGATGGAAAACACAAAGGATCACTGGAATCAGACTATTTTTAATAATTGACATAATGTGTAACAGAGCATCAGTAATGGGAAAGTAACGAAAAGATACAGAAGCTACTGTAATAcaattgatatatttttaaatataataactttataataactaataaatatacttttaatgcTTGCTGTATGCATGGCATGATTGCAACCTATGTAAGTGGTATTATTTCATCCATAAAACAGATGACAAACAATCTTATTATATAGTACTaataatatagtaataatatTAGCTAAAGCTAATTGTAAAGGAAAGATACTTTGTCATTTAGGCTTCATTAAAAAGACATAAGGTGGTGAGAGCTTATGGTGAACCATGtcggattcgtgatctctgaagaagaagatcGAGCTTCAGGACcgggaccaggcttgatccctaAAGAGCTTTCGTGTACCAGagatttattaaagtatgaaaagagacagagagagcttctgacacagacatcaggagGGGGACGGAGAGTACCCCCCTCGCTAGTCTTAGAAAAGGGAGTCAGGTACTTTTTCAGTTGATTATTGCAATAAATCAAAaggatgtctcaaggttgtaaagatcttactagacccactcccacaatttacatttaaagatgacaggattagaactaacaatagaaatatattaccagatccactcccataatatacatttactCCCAtagtatacattttaagataacaagattcTTCAGAAATTTCTCTTAAGGAGAAacaagcaagatacattgttatattgactaatatgtatagaaaaaaagcatttgtccttttctccttgagagcaccagacccctttctcctccttggggaccccagacttcttgaCAACCTGCCTGGGAATTGCTGTCTCTGTAGttactactatcatttttatacttattttgcaCATTAAGAAGTGTAGAGTGCCTACCTCAAATCAGGCAGCTAAAAAGGGCAGAGCTAAGATTAGTTtagattatgcttttttttttttttacttcaaatacTTAATTCATGCCCTATGTCATTattatcatgtccattgagtccgtgatccTATCTAAATATCTCATTTCATTGACTATATTATAGCACAGTTTTCTGATCTGCTAAGCTAGAACACCAGGAAGGATAATTTAGGTACTAGCAGGTAGCAGAGTTCTTTCTGAATGACCCAGTTTCTCTTTAAtgaatagctatttttttttatacattccataatttatttaacttatcctctttttttcctttttttcccatttatttatattagttggaggctaattactttacaatattgtagtggtttttgtcatacgttgacatgaatcagccatggatttacatgaataactttctttttttttctttctttttttttcacctattCTCTctatcattcatttgttttattcctcCTTTTCCCTGGTAAGATTGTTCAGTGTGAAGAAGCTAAGAATTCCAAATACTTGTTTATGTGTGAttaaagggtatgagaaaaattaaCTTGTTTTCCTAATAAGCTAAATAGACAAATGAAAGCTGTTTATTACATATGAGATGTTTCTGACTAGCATAGTGGGGAAAACTTTAGGGAGAACATTATGAAGCCAAAACCTTatgtcattatttcttaaaatattccccCTGGAATTCAGAGAAGAGCGTTTTTTCACTGCTCTGTGAAACAGGTTGCTACCAAAAGGGATGGTCAGAATCGACACTTACTCACTGTCCTCTAGCAGGTAGGTGAAAAACATTTTCCATGTTTTACTCTAGTGGTGTAATTACAAAATTAGCCATCACAAATTTCTAATATATTTCCATATCTATTTTGAATGCACTTTTTACCACAGAACTCTGCAAaagaaacaggtttttttttaagatttactgttaatataagaaataaatgaacacaaatgagaaaaaatgattttatgaaCTCAATGAATCTTGACATGTTAAAACTCATTATTGTCATTAAATAATAGAGGAATGTATTTCATGTGTTATTGTTTTCAATACAAATTCTAGAGACAGCAGAGTGTAAGAAAGTTCATACATAATGTTGATATAAGGTAGTGTGACAAGATAAAGCCTCACTAGGAGCTAGGAGTCCTAGAAATAAGACATAAGGTTCATGGAGACAGTGACCGTCACATAGCTTTGGGAGAATAGCAACTTCTCCATCTCCATGTGACAACATTGCACAGAGTATTGTATATCACAGTATAGAATCATTACTCCTTATATTCTCCCAAAATAGCATCGTGAGCTTTTAATTGGCACTTTCCACATTTCAAAGGTTTAATTTGAAAGGGTGAATACCTAATTCTCAGAAACCTTTTGAAAGAAACATGGCCATGAAGAGCCTGAAAAGTATAATTAAGGTGAAAGATAATGTGCCATTTACGTGGGATGAGCACTGCTGAGAAATATTGGgtagaaatatttccttttcatcaaTATTTGTACCTGCCAGTATTCTTCCACATTTGGTCTTATTTACCCTGACCCCTCCACCAGACACCAGTTCTATGTCTAATAAGctatgaaaagagaagaaatattaatttatcgacatatctataaatatatatatatatatatatatatatatatatatatatatggcgtGAATAATGAGCACCTTGGGGGCACTTTTTGACTCCAGACCGGCTGTTTTCTAAGGTGTCTGTGGGTCAGATAATCAGGAATCGTGGGGACAGAGTGAGGAGCTCAACGAGGGTAGATTATATACTCTTTTACTTGGACTATTGAGTGATAAATAATCTTCGGACAATCTGTTAAACTTTTCACAAAGAATGGCAAGTTctacaaagaaataaagtgagTGTAGAATTTCCTCTAAAGATGGACATCTAGGGCAACTGAGTCAGAGGGAAGTGGACAAAGAGCCTCCTTAAATTAAGCAATGCTTCTCCCTGTGGCCTCTGCCGTAAGACAGCTCTTTAAGCATGGAAGAATTTGCCTAATGCTAACTAGATAATGTTTCACCCTTATCCATTTTTCAGCTTTGcctgcctgcttttcttttagCTCTTCTCTCCTAGCTCCTATGTCAAAagattatctctttatttttaacaaatacagtcattttaaatttgtaacaTCCATTTGAAGAGTAGAAGTGAAGACCATATCTATTGAAAACCAgcattgcttctttttaaaagtacatcttctggcttctccttctttgcttttttctgagaCTCGCAACTTTTCAGATACTTGAACAATACAAACTCTCCTGGGAATAAAACCATGATTGGATCCTTTACCAACCATCTGATGACACACAGCCATCACCCAAAATTACTCCAGATCTAAGATGCTTAAGAGAAAAATACTAACTTTTGAGTAATAACCCACCATCCTTCATTTAATACCGCAACTTCAGGAATTCTGAGTATTCTAAATAGTGTTTTTAGATGTTGGAAAAAAGATAAACTGGGATATATGAGATAATGGCAtatgaaataatgtttatttctgaTTGTTAGTTTTTGTCTAATACAAAATTTCACATTCAAGATGATAACAGCAGATTATTTAAAGGGTATATTTCCTGTTCCATTGCTCAAGCTGCAATAATTGGAATAAGAGTTCAAGGAAGAGGTAGaatgtattaaatatatgtatacacatatatgattgTATATCTTTATCTATAGCAATGATGTGATACATAAGTGTTTATGTATGATGTTTTTAACAGAGTTAAAGGTGTAGTGTGACTTTACATCATGAACCTCCATAGGCAGTCATGTATATCCTAAATCCCAAGTGATATACCATGACAAACATGTGCCATAAAATTTTTGATAatgacaaacaaatgaaaaaaattacaaagacatATCTCTTAATTATACattcaacaaattggaaaatttaatCAATAATGATATCAAACTTAGAaagctttctaaaaagaaaatcttatagGAAATTATTACTTTCAGAAGCTTATTTGAAACTCACAGTAAACCTTTCCAGTGACCATTAAAAATTATCACACAAAGTGTTAACATGAGTCATAAAGAAATCACAGGTACAATGGCCTCCAAAAGCAGTATTTCAAAATATCATGTAACATCCtatgaattatttccttattttttgcaGATTAATCATTTTGCACTCATCTGTTCTCTTTCATGAAATCATGCAGCTGAAAAATAATGTGACTGAGTTTATTCTGCTTGGGTTGACACAAGATCCTGTTAGGAAGAAAATAGtgtttgtcattttcttgattttctacttgGGGATATTGCTGGGTAACACGCTGATTATTGTCACCATCAAGACCAGCAGGGCACTTGGGAGTccaatgtatttcttccttttccacttaTCCGTATATGATGCCTGCTTCTCTACTTCCATAGCTCCTAGGATGATTGCTGATGCCCTTCTGAAGAATGCCGCTATCTCTTTCAGTGAGTGCATGATCCAAGTCTTTACATTCCATTTCTTTGGCTCCCTAGAGATCTTCATCCTTGTCCTCATGGCtgttgaccgctatgtggccatctgtaagcctctaCACTACACGACCATCATGAGTCATCGAGTCTGTGGTGTGCTAATGTCCCTGGCCTGGTTGGGGTCCTGCGTACATTCATCAGCTCAGATTTTTCTAGTCTTGAGTCTGCCTTTCTGCGGTCCCAATGTAATTGATCACTACTTCTGTGACTTGCAGCCTTTGTTGAAACTTGCCTGTACAGACACCTATGTGACCAACTTCCTCTTGGTGTCCAACAGTGGGGCCATCTGCACAGTGAGTTTTGTCATGCTGGTGTTATCCTATGCCGTCATCTTGCACTCTCTGAGAAACCACAGCACTGAGGGGAGGaaaaaagccctctccacctgcatcTCGCACATCATCGTGGTTGTCTTGTTCTTTGTTCCTTGCATATTTGTATACACTCGCCCGGCTACCACCTTCTCCATGGATAAGATGATAGCTGTGTTTTATACAATTGGGACACCTTTGTTCAACCCTCTGATTTATACTCTGaggaatgcagaagtgaaaaatgccCTGAGGATGTTATGGAGTAAGAAGTTGATGCCAGATGACAAAAGATGAATAGAAGTTTCAAGATTTATTCAGTGTTTGAACTGACCTAGAAAAAGTCCATAGAGACCATTCTCGTCTCATTGTGAAGTCAGTATAATTCCATCTTCGGGCGTGACAGCCCCTGCCCTTAAGGCTGAGAagcagtgtgcacacacatacatactcgtTAGCGCTGAGTCAGTCTTACGGAGAGGACGAGAGGACAGTAGGTATAAGCAGGCTCTAAGGCCCAGGAGCTTAGATGCTGCGTCTCTATGTCTCTCGCTTGCCTGGTATCAATGTCTCTGTGGTTTTCATctaatgtgttccccaccctccttccccttgCTGTCTACTGTTCTGCCCCTATGTAACCTTGCCCTATATTCTTATATACGCAACTTagtatgtcttttgttttttcaacatttattaaaaGGCTCTCTTTCATCATATCTATTCAATGCCCTTCAATTAGTTTTTCTTCCCCCGATTAATACTAGATTCAATTAACTGCAGAAGCTTCATGTAGTAAGAGACAGTATACAatatagcatttttttctttcaattatttattgttcACTCCAAATTTTTACCATATGTTTAGCCAGACCCTTCCTTCTCAGATGGAAAGTTAACATTCTGAGGTCAGTTTTTTCAGTCTTAAGAAGGTTTACACTGTTAAGTTTCTTCtcagtttaacattttaaataaaatctacactgtgttcctcacatgactgaggtgacttagttCACATGCACATTGTACTTCTAATATGATTTCTTCTAATTTGGGGACAATATTAAGGTTTCTCTTGAATCATACCAATCatgatattgaaaaaataatggtggactattataaatatagcatatatattataaaataaatagatttatgtGGGGTTGGAGATAGAGTGTAGACAGTTGATGttagtgaatttcaaaatattaatatattgaatatGTTGAATGAGATAAGTCAGAAGTTATTTATGCTTGAGAAAGAATTGTTTATTTACACATATATGAATAttgaatttcctttcttgaaaatgaaaagctaGAATCATGAAAAAGTATAGTGGTTTCTGGAAATTCCAAAGGAGAATTAATGGGATGAATAGGTAGCACACACGCCAGTTTTAGCGAAGGAAAAGAATCCTGTTTCAGACACTTCAAGGACGACGTACAAATGGACAGCAGGCATGTTAAAGTGCTCAATGTTAATAAGTATTAAAGAGATGCAAGTTGAAGctgcaataagatatcacctcacagcttTCAGAAGTGTCATCATTAAAAacgtctacaaatgataaatgctggagagggtatgggcaAATGGGAATTCTCCTACATTGCTGctgtgaatgtaaaatgatacgaTAGCTAAGGAGAACAAtatagaggttccttagaaaactcaaTATTGTATGACCCAGCATACGGATCCTGCATATACATTAGGAgaaaaccatggttcaaaaggtTACATGCAGCCTGAGGTTCATCACAgtgctgtttacaacagccaaggttTGGAAGCAACGTAAATATCATAACAGAGAATGGAGAAACAGGACACAGTATAAATATACAGTGGGATATTTcccagcagttaaaaagaatgaaatatacaAGCTACAGCAAGGTTTGATCTGAGATTATCACgctaagtgaaataggtcagacagagaaaaacaaatatcatatcataTGGTTTATATGCCAGAATCTTAAAAGACACAAAtagacttatttataaaacaggaacactcagagacttagagaacACAATGATGATAACCCGGGtaaaaggggggaggggagggacagactgtgagtttgggattgacacgtgcatgctgctatatttaaaataaataatcaagacctactgtatggcacaggcgTCTCtggttaatattctgtaataatctaagtgggaaaataatttaaaaagcaaaggaagcTTGTATGggtaactgaatctctttgctgctGTTAGTGCAATTAACACATTATTGCTAATCAACTGTatcttaacataaaataaaaatatagaaacaactaAATGAACAAAAGCAAGGTTGCGAAGTATTGATataagaataaacataaaaattattgaaaCATAATAGAAAGTCCATAAATAGACTTAAATAGATGAAAAGTTTTACAAAGATATCAAActaattaaagcagaaataatatatttttcagcAAATTTTACCACATCAATTGGATATCattatatgaaaaaaaggaaCCTCAACCACTATCTCATACTATAGACGAAAATTAGCTCAGAATGAGTCATAGATCAAGAAGTCAAATCTAAACCtataaaaattctggaaaaacTACAATCAAGAactataaagaaactaaaaagttgAACATTGTTAATATTTGAAATCTTCTGATCATTAGagatcatacattttaaaaataaaaaggcaattcaCAGAGTAGGAAAAAGTTGTATCTACATTCACATGTACAAAATTTTAcactatatttaaatttatgtgcAAATTGTATATGTAAATTCATTCTATAtatgatgcatatatatgaaagaagAACTATATCtagaatatgtatgtgtatatatatatatatatatatatatatatatataaatcaccaACAATTTAGTGATGAGAAGCCCAGAACTCCTTTTTTAAATTGCACagagatcttaaaaaaaataataacttctgAAAAAGGTATAGAAATAGCCtataatataacattaaaaattatcagcTTCAGTAGTTATCAAGAAATCAAAGTATTGCCTCAATAGTTTCTCACTACATACTTCCTACAAGGACCAAAAGGATACCAAGTGACAGAGATGTCCAATAATTAACTTTGAAATCAGAACTAATTTCCTGTGTTTTATGTATCTATCCAGATGTGTAATGTCACTCAGTATTCCATGATGTCTGTCACAACTGTCCCAGACATAACTTATTGAAAAACTTTTTAGAGTTTCTCTCTATAGTCATAGCCTTCTAATGACTGTGAAAAACAAGCTTTGTATTCAAATACTTTTAAATGGCTGCCATTAGTTTTATGGCCTCACTGCTCCAGCTCTCAAGAAATCAGTACTGGGTTTCCAGGAACGTTGAtactgaaaataagaaagaagttcTCTCTCTGACATGAGTG
This genomic interval carries:
- the LOC136175267 gene encoding olfactory receptor 4C16-like encodes the protein MQLKNNVTEFILLGLTQDPVRKKIVFVIFLIFYLGILLGNTLIIVTIKTSRALGSPMYFFLFHLSVYDACFSTSIAPRMIADALLKNAAISFSECMIQVFTFHFFGSLEIFILVLMAVDRYVAICKPLHYTTIMSHRVCGVLMSLAWLGSCVHSSAQIFLVLSLPFCGPNVIDHYFCDLQPLLKLACTDTYVTNFLLVSNSGAICTVSFVMLVLSYAVILHSLRNHSTEGRKKALSTCISHIIVVVLFFVPCIFVYTRPATTFSMDKMIAVFYTIGTPLFNPLIYTLRNAEVKNALRMLWSKKLMPDDKR